The Metabacillus sediminilitoris genome window below encodes:
- a CDS encoding GntP family permease — MLILIVLAAIVALLLLITWAKLNPFVALIITAIGVGLATGMPLIGDGAETPGIIDSIKAGMGNTLGFLAIVLALGTMLGKMMAESGGAERIAQTLISKFGQKNVHWAMMFVGFIVGIPVFFQVGFVLLIPLVFTIARQTGMSLVKIGIPLIAGLSVVHGLVPPHPAAMAAVNIFQADVGITILYSIIVGLPTAILAGPVYGKFIGAKIHKSVPKEMAEQLTEPKDVKELPGFFNTVFTVMVPVILMLISSIAELVLPADSFGFSVFKFIGDPITALLIATVYSFFSLGFFRGFNREKVLKFSNDCLGPTASILLVIGAGGAFNKVLLDSGIGDYIAELAQQANVSPILLGWGIAAMIRIATGSATVSMMTAAGIVAPIAALVPGVNVELLVLATGAGSLILSHVNDAGFWMIKEYFGMTVKETLMTWTALETIISVAALVFIVILDLFV, encoded by the coding sequence ATGTTAATTTTAATCGTACTAGCCGCAATCGTAGCACTTTTATTACTAATAACTTGGGCGAAATTAAACCCATTCGTAGCGCTAATCATAACGGCTATTGGTGTAGGGCTTGCAACTGGCATGCCACTTATCGGAGATGGAGCAGAAACTCCAGGTATTATTGACTCAATTAAAGCAGGAATGGGGAATACATTAGGTTTCCTAGCAATCGTACTTGCATTAGGAACGATGCTTGGAAAAATGATGGCTGAATCAGGCGGTGCTGAGCGAATTGCTCAAACATTAATTAGTAAATTTGGTCAAAAAAATGTCCATTGGGCAATGATGTTTGTTGGTTTTATCGTTGGTATTCCAGTGTTTTTCCAAGTAGGATTTGTTCTTTTAATACCATTAGTATTTACAATTGCTCGTCAAACTGGCATGTCATTAGTTAAGATTGGTATTCCATTAATAGCAGGACTTTCTGTTGTACATGGTCTAGTTCCACCACATCCAGCTGCAATGGCTGCCGTGAATATTTTCCAAGCGGATGTTGGTATTACAATCTTGTATTCTATTATCGTAGGTTTACCAACTGCTATTCTAGCAGGTCCTGTTTACGGGAAATTTATTGGAGCGAAAATTCATAAATCGGTTCCAAAAGAAATGGCAGAACAATTAACTGAACCTAAAGATGTGAAAGAACTTCCAGGATTTTTTAACACAGTTTTTACTGTCATGGTACCTGTTATCCTTATGTTGATTTCATCGATTGCAGAATTAGTTTTACCAGCAGATAGCTTTGGCTTCTCTGTATTTAAATTCATTGGTGATCCGATCACTGCACTTTTAATTGCAACCGTTTACTCTTTCTTTAGCCTTGGTTTCTTCCGTGGCTTTAATCGAGAAAAAGTTCTTAAGTTTTCAAATGATTGTCTAGGACCGACTGCATCAATTCTTTTAGTAATCGGTGCGGGTGGAGCATTTAACAAAGTATTACTTGATTCTGGAATTGGTGATTATATTGCAGAACTAGCTCAACAGGCGAATGTTTCACCGATTTTGCTTGGATGGGGAATTGCTGCTATGATTCGTATCGCAACTGGTTCTGCGACTGTTTCAATGATGACAGCTGCTGGTATCGTTGCTCCAATCGCTGCGCTTGTTCCAGGAGTGAATGTTGAATTATTAGTACTGGCTACTGGTGCTGGTTCGTTAATTCTCTCTCATGTGAATGATGCAGGATTCTGGATGATTAAAGAATACTTTGGAATGACAGTAAAAGAAACATTAATGACATGGACAGCTTTAGAGACAATCATATCTGTCGCTGCGTTAGTGTTTATCGTAATCCTTGATTTATTCGTCTGA
- a CDS encoding GntP family permease, with protein sequence MSEFTLIITAAAGISLLLFLVIRTKLHAFVSLLLVSLLVGIAAGLPLDEVIQSIQKGMGETLGFVAIVVGLGAMFGQILEISGGAERLAQTFMKKFGQDKVPWALGVTGFLVGIPVFFDVGFIVLVPIVYRLAKKTGRSLLYYGIPLFAGLSVSHSFIPPTPGPIIVANLIGADLGWVILFGIIAGLPAMVVAGPLFGKYIANYIHVTVPDYMTIEEMEDDQGLPSFGLIITIILVPLALILLNTLSSVLLPEENIIRSVCEFLGHPFVALLITTLLVFYFLGIKHGFSKQEVQLIASKSLEPAGMIILITGAGGIFKQVLMDTGVGNVLADSMANSPLPPIVLAFLIATIIRIAQGSATVAMVTSASLISPLITTLGLTGPILGLMVISIAAGSTIASHVNDSGFWLINRYLGLDVKETLRSWTVMETIISLIGFAIVFFISLLIA encoded by the coding sequence ATGTCCGAATTCACACTTATAATTACTGCAGCAGCAGGGATATCATTGCTTCTTTTCTTAGTCATTCGAACAAAGCTGCATGCTTTTGTTTCATTGCTTCTTGTGAGTTTGCTTGTAGGTATTGCGGCGGGATTGCCCTTAGACGAGGTCATTCAATCCATACAAAAAGGAATGGGTGAAACCCTTGGATTTGTTGCGATCGTTGTTGGCTTAGGAGCAATGTTTGGACAAATTCTTGAAATATCAGGCGGTGCTGAGCGTCTGGCTCAAACCTTTATGAAAAAATTCGGACAAGACAAAGTTCCTTGGGCATTAGGTGTTACAGGATTTCTCGTCGGAATACCCGTCTTTTTCGATGTTGGTTTTATCGTTTTAGTACCAATTGTTTATCGTTTAGCAAAGAAAACGGGACGTTCCCTCTTGTATTATGGGATACCATTATTTGCCGGACTATCTGTTTCCCATAGCTTTATCCCTCCAACCCCTGGTCCAATAATCGTGGCAAACCTAATTGGAGCTGATCTTGGATGGGTTATTTTATTTGGAATCATTGCAGGACTCCCGGCAATGGTAGTCGCAGGTCCACTGTTCGGAAAATATATAGCAAATTATATACATGTTACAGTGCCTGATTATATGACGATAGAAGAAATGGAAGACGATCAAGGATTACCGAGTTTTGGACTTATTATAACAATTATTTTAGTCCCCCTTGCTCTTATTCTTCTTAATACATTATCAAGTGTTCTCTTACCAGAAGAAAATATTATCCGTTCAGTATGTGAATTTCTTGGACATCCATTTGTCGCTTTACTAATTACGACACTGCTAGTCTTTTATTTTTTAGGTATCAAACACGGCTTCTCAAAACAAGAAGTTCAACTTATTGCAAGCAAGTCTCTTGAGCCCGCGGGTATGATTATTCTCATTACAGGTGCTGGAGGCATATTTAAACAAGTTTTAATGGATACAGGTGTTGGGAATGTATTAGCAGACTCCATGGCAAACTCACCACTGCCGCCAATTGTTCTAGCATTTCTAATTGCTACAATTATTCGAATTGCCCAAGGATCTGCAACCGTTGCCATGGTGACATCCGCAAGCTTAATCTCACCGCTTATTACGACGCTTGGACTTACAGGCCCTATTCTTGGTTTGATGGTCATTTCCATAGCCGCCGGGTCAACGATAGCGTCCCATGTAAATGATTCAGGATTCTGGCTAATAAACAGGTATTTAGGTTTGGATGTAAAAGAGACACTTCGCTCATGGACAGTAATGGAAACAATCATTTCACTGATTGGATTTGCGATTGTGTTTTTTATTAGCTTATTAATAGCTTAG
- a CDS encoding MurR/RpiR family transcriptional regulator gives MEQPQQCLSRIQTIYPEFSDTEKKIADYIMQFPDKMTHQSITQVADDIGVATSTIFRFCQRLGFKGYQVMKIVLASEIASPIREMVQEKIQEQDNERDVTEKIFNTSIRTFKDTIQMMDFSSIKKAVNVLLSANRVEFYGTGSSGIVALDAHHKFIGSGITTVAYTDPFLQVRAASQLSENDVAVIISDSGANTETMNVLDAAKEAGAKTIVITNLTRSPLNKKADIILRTVSSSIETRSDDVYSRIVQMSLIDALYTNVIKAQKGKNKNPIKKLFE, from the coding sequence ATGGAGCAGCCTCAACAATGTCTTTCGAGAATCCAAACAATTTATCCGGAATTTAGTGATACGGAAAAGAAGATTGCTGATTATATTATGCAGTTTCCTGATAAAATGACCCATCAATCGATTACACAAGTTGCTGATGATATCGGAGTAGCCACATCGACAATCTTCCGTTTTTGTCAACGACTTGGTTTTAAAGGATATCAAGTCATGAAAATTGTGTTGGCATCTGAAATTGCCTCACCAATAAGAGAAATGGTTCAAGAGAAAATTCAGGAACAAGATAATGAACGAGATGTGACAGAGAAAATATTCAATACAAGTATCAGAACCTTTAAGGATACGATTCAGATGATGGATTTTTCGTCGATCAAAAAAGCGGTTAATGTATTATTAAGTGCAAATCGTGTTGAGTTTTATGGTACAGGTAGTTCAGGGATTGTCGCATTAGATGCACATCATAAATTTATTGGCTCCGGCATTACTACGGTTGCCTATACGGATCCCTTTCTACAAGTGAGAGCGGCATCACAGTTATCTGAAAATGATGTTGCCGTCATTATTTCAGACTCTGGTGCAAATACGGAAACAATGAATGTATTGGATGCAGCAAAAGAAGCTGGAGCTAAGACGATTGTGATTACGAACCTTACAAGATCTCCACTTAATAAGAAGGCTGACATTATTTTACGTACAGTTTCAAGCAGCATTGAAACTCGTTCGGATGATGTCTACTCAAGAATTGTTCAAATGAGTCTCATCGATGCATTATATACAAACGTTATAAAGGCACAAAAAGGAAAAAATAAAAATCCTATAAAAAAATTGTTTGAATAG